In Nitrospirota bacterium, the sequence TGCTCCTCATCGACACGGCCGCCGGGATCTCGGAGAACGTCGCCTTCTTCTGCATCGCGGCCCAGGATCTCGTCATCGTCACATCGCCGGAGCCGACCGCCATCACCGACGCCTACGCCCTGATCAAGGTCCTGCACACCCGGTACCAGGAGAAGGAGTTCCTCGTCCTGGTGAACCAGGCGGGGAGCGCCGACGAGGCCGTTGAGGTCTTCCGGCGCCTTTCCCTTGCCGCGGAGAGGTTCTTGAACATCTCGCTGGATTATCTCGGCTTTCTTCCCTACGACGAGGCCGTCCCTGCGTCGGTCCGCGCGCAGAAGCCGTTCCTGGACCTCTATCCCCGGAACGACATCTCCCGGCGGATCACGGAGATCGCGAAAAAATTCCTGGACCGCTCCGACCGCGTGAAGGGAACGCTCCAGTTCTTTATCGGCAACCTGCTGTCAACCGCGGATACGACGCGATAAGAAGCGGAGGCGCTATTCCCGGAAGGGCCCGTCGCGCGAGGACACATGACAGGGCAGAGCGGAGACAGGACGTCAGAGAACCACG encodes:
- a CDS encoding MinD/ParA family protein, coding for MSNEQEKKRYVKTIAVASGKGGVGKTNVAANLAIALRKLGKSVMIVDADLGLSNIDVLLHLAPKYTMQHMLSGEMALKDIVVEGPHGVKILPAGSGVQELTALDEFQRLKILEAFDAYESDIDVLLIDTAAGISENVAFFCIAAQDLVIVTSPEPTAITDAYALIKVLHTRYQEKEFLVLVNQAGSADEAVEVFRRLSLAAERFLNISLDYLGFLPYDEAVPASVRAQKPFLDLYPRNDISRRITEIAKKFLDRSDRVKGTLQFFIGNLLSTADTTR